The following nucleotide sequence is from Podospora bellae-mahoneyi strain CBS 112042 chromosome 1 map unlocalized CBS112042p_1, whole genome shotgun sequence.
GGCAGATGATATGGTGGATGCTGTCATGGCCTCGGTGAAgaagcaagaggaagaaaacaaggaaaaggcgcgagagatggagaagaagaaggagacggcACGTTTGGAAttggagaggctggagaGGCAAAAGTCAAACGAGTCCATGCTGCCTAAATCGCCGGTTGAACGACAACATCAGCTGTCTTTTTTTGACAGACCACAAAACAGTCCGACATTGCCTGGGCCAATGTTCCGGGGCAATGTTGACCAGAGACCCAGCAGCCGAGGTGGTCCACGCCAGGATAGCCCTATCAGTCCAACCGGAGGTCAGTCACCTACTATTCATCAAGGTCCCCCTCCTACCGGCCCGCCTACCCAGTCTCTTCCCCAGCCCCCCGGTCAGGGACCGCGTCAAGGACCACGAGGACCTAATGAAGCTAGAGGGCCACAGCAGACCAACACTCCCCCGTACAGTCCAACTCACAGTCCAACTGAGGCATCTCGGGGCGGTTTCACCCCGAAGGCTGCTCAGGGTCCCAATCCGAACGAGCCCCCCCGGGGCCCTCCTCGCAGCTCGCCTCCTGGTCTTCGAAACGGACCGCAGAGCTTTCATCTTCATGGTCCACAACAGCGCAATTCTCCCCCGCAAAGTGCCGGTCCGTATCGTCCGCCTGGACCGCACAACAATGGACCAAGGAACGGTCCTCCTGGCCCTGGCCCACGAGGTCCCGGCTTCAATGGACCACGATCTGAGAGTCCCATGCGCAGGCCGATGGCACCGGGGCAGTTCCGATCCGAAAGCCCTGCGCGCAGGCCAATGGGCAGCGGAGGGCGTTCAGAGTCTCCCGGACCACGGTTTATGGGAAATCATCAACGTCGCCCTGACAGCCCTGGCCCAAGGTTTAGGGGAAATAACGAGTTCCGATCAGAAAGCCCCAGACGTGTGCCTGGGAGCAATGGTCCTGGCCCTCAACAATTTCCTCCTGGAATGGGTCCCCGACCCGGACCGGGCCCGGTTCCTCGCCCACAGGTTAATACCACCTTCGCCCCTCGTCCACAACCCGATGCAGCGGCCGTCTCTAGCCCCCAGGTCGATGCTGCCCCTGAGCTCCCTACGCCGGTGAGCGAGGCCAGAAAGTCACCGCCCCTTATTTCTAGACTGACATCCCCTACGCCGTCAACTGCGAGATCATCTGTGGATGATGAATTTCTGGACCAGCTTACCACTCCGCCTGTTATCCGGGATGTCAGTGCGAAGCGGGACACTCTCCATGCGACTCACCGTGCCGAACAGAGCTTGTCTATGAAGATCGAAGAGCTGGAAAAGACCATCCTCTCTCAACATGTCTTGAAGCCAAGACCGACAAATCTGGCCCCTGCGCCTGTCAATCACAGAATGAGCACCGCGAGCAGCTGCTATAGCAACGACATGCCCGATGCGAAGGACGACGAGCatgatgaggacgacaaCGATGAGCCAATCTTGTCTATTCAACCTGCTCCATTGCGGAtcccctctcctctgcctccttcCGTGGCGGCTGCTGTCACAAGCCCAGTCCAGTCCCCCGGAAGTCCCATCCAAGCACCCAAGGCCGGTCAAAGGCCCAGACGCCCCGGTCTTGAGGAATATGGTGTTGCCAGCAGCCAGCTGAGCTCTCCCCGCGCCCGCgtcccaaccccagcacccGCCACCCTGACCAGCCCaacagacaacaacagcatccGTAGCTTCCACACAGCCAACaactctcctccctctcgctCCACCACACCCCTCAAATCCAAGCCCAGTCTCCCTATCCTCGTTCCTCCTACAACcgcatccaccaccgccatctccCCAGCCGAACCGCCCAAACCAATCCCCTTCATCGACACCGGCTTCCAGTTCGACTTTGGCactaccaccgccaccatcaccggcccCTTAACCCCCGACTCCTCCCACTGGCACGTCAGCTCCCCCGTCACCGAATCCGCCGCTGCCCCAGGCGTAGCTATCGCCTCCGCCCccgctcccaccaccacctcaccatcatcaccagaggATACCGACCTTCCCAAATTCACCCGCCCCAacgtccccccccccctcaagctcaagTTCAATTTCTCCCCCGAGGCCTCCTCCCGCGATCCCACCTTTGGCACCCTCACCCCACCGTTATACTCGGCACCCCCCATGATCGCCGTCAACGACGGCCGTCCGTCCACCTCGGCGGGGTACAACCCTTTCCCCCACGGCGGGCTGCAAGCCTCTCCGCAGTTGATTTCTCAGTTTCCAGAAAGCATGAAGGACGAGAACAGGTTGAGTTTCATGGGGATTGGCGTGGCGAGGGGGCCGAGCAtcagggaggtgaggaggccgGGGACGAGCCACGGCACCGGGCAGGGGCATAGAATGGTGGATAGTTTTGGGACGGGGTTCATctgacacacacacacacacacactcgtTCGTTTTTCTTTATTAGCTGTGGTTATATTTCGTGTAAATATTTTTTTGTgtatcaaccaaccccttttTGTGATGAATATCTGGAAAAGAGAACAGCCATTGGATACcaggaaagaggaggaaatcatcatcatcgtcatcaccatcatcatcatcatcatcatcatcatcatcatcatcatcatcatcatcatcatcatatcaTGGGCTCTGTTTCCACAGGGCCGAAAGAGAATAAAATCCTGAACTTTGTCACACCACTTCATTGTGTCCGCTTTGTATATATCcgtccatccatcaccccaAGAAattcctcaccatcccccccacaTTCTTCACATCCAGCAGAAATGTATCATGTCCAAACAAACTCTGCTCCTCGCTCAGCTCATAATGCGCCACGTTCCTGTtccccgtcatcctcaacGCCTCCGCAATCTCCCTCTGCTGCCACGCCGGGAACAAAATATCGCTcgccacccccatcaccagcaccgggTGATCCCACAGCACCGacaacccagccaccaaATCCGCCGGCGGCTTCTGCCCCGGCCCCGAGTAATTGCTTCCCCCACTACCTACCGAgctccccccaaacccaagcccatccctctcaaactcctcgtGGTGCTCCGGCTGCTCCTCATAAGGCGTATCCGGCAACGTCAAACTGCACGCGTCTTGCTGATAACCCCCctgcccacccccctccctcaacgccttctccctctctgcCCTCTTGGCCCGAATCGCAACCTggttctccctccccaaatcaaACAAATCCATCGCCTTGCTCACATAAATCAGACTGTTCGGATCATACGTCAGGCAAAACTTCTCTCCCGCATGATCCAGATACGTCTCCACCAAAAAGTCCGGGCACAGCGCAGGCGGTTTGTCCTTgtccgccctcctcctcccaaacctctGTTCCCATTCCGGGCCGGACCGGTACGTGATGGTGGCGATCTCCCTCGCGAGCTTCATCCCGACGTGGGGGGGGATTTGGCCGTAGTAGTACCCCCTGTTCCAGTTGGGGTCGTTGAGGATCGCCTTGCGCTGGACGTACCGCATCGCGAT
It contains:
- a CDS encoding uncharacterized protein (EggNog:ENOG503PFFT), whose protein sequence is MVSFFGLRVGGKKKKAETNQAKEPERPKRIDQNTLGEGQFFGVNTDAKSVFNEGSIRSVSRAGAGTPQAGVRGPYTETHNLGAVSMFDLGSVSRSGSQASFRPDLKSPASDMNLGGRFGAQGGSSTSLALPPGPPSRMGSRPGTPSGRSKAWVNPLDVHWARATPTAPTPLKIHPLAQSSIELPPPTPTKSDAGSVFGEEADDMVDAVMASVKKQEEENKEKAREMEKKKETARLELERLERQKSNESMLPKSPVERQHQLSFFDRPQNSPTLPGPMFRGNVDQRPSSRGGPRQDSPISPTGGQSPTIHQGPPPTGPPTQSLPQPPGQGPRQGPRGPNEARGPQQTNTPPYSPTHSPTEASRGGFTPKAAQGPNPNEPPRGPPRSSPPGLRNGPQSFHLHGPQQRNSPPQSAGPYRPPGPHNNGPRNGPPGPGPRGPGFNGPRSESPMRRPMAPGQFRSESPARRPMGSGGRSESPGPRFMGNHQRRPDSPGPRFRGNNEFRSESPRRVPGSNGPGPQQFPPGMGPRPGPGPVPRPQVNTTFAPRPQPDAAAVSSPQVDAAPELPTPVSEARKSPPLISRLTSPTPSTARSSVDDEFLDQLTTPPVIRDVSAKRDTLHATHRAEQSLSMKIEELEKTILSQHVLKPRPTNLAPAPVNHRMSTASSCYSNDMPDAKDDEHDEDDNDEPILSIQPAPLRIPSPLPPSVAAAVTSPVQSPGSPIQAPKAGQRPRRPGLEEYGVASSQLSSPRARVPTPAPATLTSPTDNNSIRSFHTANNSPPSRSTTPLKSKPSLPILVPPTTASTTAISPAEPPKPIPFIDTGFQFDFGTTTATITGPLTPDSSHWHVSSPVTESAAAPGVAIASAPAPTTTSPSSPEDTDLPKFTRPNVPPPLKLKFNFSPEASSRDPTFGTLTPPLYSAPPMIAVNDGRPSTSAGYNPFPHGGLQASPQLISQFPESMKDENRLSFMGIGVARGPSIREVRRPGTSHGTGQGHRMVDSFGTGFI